In Sphaerospermopsis torques-reginae ITEP-024, the genomic window TGGAAATTATGGAATCGTCGTCAGTCTACCAAATTTAACGGTGTTTCCTACATTGTACAGCGTGGTGCGGAAGCGGTTTATTCTGAAGAAGGACAAGCACAAACCAAAGCTTTGGTAAGTTTCTACTTAGAAAATGCCAAAATTATCCGTGAACAACTCACCAACGCAGGTTTATCAGTTTATGGTGGTGTGAATGCACCTTATGTATGGGTGAAAACACCTCATGGTTTAACCAGTTGGGAATTTTTCGATAAATTGCTGCAAACAGTGAATGTTGTGGGAACACCTGGATCTGGTTTTGGTGCTGCGGGTGAAGGTTATTTCCGCATTTCCGCGTTTAACAGTCGGGAAAATGTGGAAGAAGCAATGAAGCGGATCACTGAGAAGTTTAAGGTTTAGTAGGTTGTAAATACCTTTAAAATCTCATGGTGGGCAATGCCCACCTGAATATTTGGTAGACTTGAGTTATGAGTATGTTAGTTGAGAGGTGAACTTATATGAAATTGATCATCAAAAATTTAGGACCTATTAAAAATAATACTCAAGCCATTGATTTAGATAAGGATTTTTTTGTATTTGTTGGCAGAAATAATAGTGGTAAAAGTTATGTGGCTCAGTTATTGTGGGCGATTTTTAATCAAGATATAATTAATAAATTTGCATTGGAAAATTTAGAGATTATTGATAATGAAATAGTGGAAAATGTTAATAAGGTTGAAGTTACTCCTGAACTAATAGGAAAAATATTAAGTAGATACAGCAACTTTTTACAAGAAGAGACAAAAAAAGAAATATTCAATACTGGAAAAGAAGCAACAATTTTTAATAAAATTGCCATTAATTTTGATTATGAAATATCTGAATTAAAAGATGAGAAAATTGAAGCTACTGTCTATATAAAAAAATATGAGGAAGAAAATTCATTAGAGTACATAGAAATCAAAAAAGATCAAGGTGATTTGATATACTCTTTTGAAGAAAAGGACTTACCAGAGAGTTTTCAGGAAATCTTTCCTAAGAGATTTTTGGACAGAAATTTACTCAACCAAAAAAAGTCTATTCTCATTGACATAATAATTAGAACTATGCTAAAACACAAGCATGAGACTTTTTTCTTACCTGCAAGCAGAATTTTCTTTCCTAACTTCTATCTTTATATTATTGACTTTGAAAGAAAAAAACGTGAACAAGATATCAAAAAACTTGTAGATTTATTAGAACGTCCTCGATCTCGTAATAAAGAGAAGATTAAATTAGCTGAATTAGAAGAATTAGATGTTTTTCAAAGACCATATACAAAACCTATTAATCAAGTCATTCAAAAACTGTTAGAAATGTATGATGCAAATATTGAGGATCATTATTTACATCTTTCTGAACAACTACAAGAAATTCTTGGAGGTGAAATAAAAATTATTCGTCGAGAAGGAATTGGAGCAGCAGAATTTTATTTTCAAATAAGTTCTGTTGACGAACTTTTGCCAATGTATTTAGCTTCTTCTTCTGTCAACCAGTTAACACTTTTGGATACATATTTTAAATATTGGGCTGAAGAAAAAAATAATTTCTTAATGATAGATGAACCAGAAGTGAATTTACATCCTGAAAATCAGATTAAATTATTAAATATTTTGATCCAGTTTATCCAAAACGAAACCAGAAATAAAGTATTAATCACAACCCATAGTTCAATTTTAGCTAATGCTATTAATAACTATATATATTTGGATGTTCTGAAAAATCAACATGGTGTAAATGTAGAGAAAATTATCGAAGATAATAAATTATACTATGTTGATTCATCTGTATCTATCGCAAAGGAAAAAGTCGGTGTTTATTTCTTCACAGGTGATAAAATTATAGACTATGAAAGCGGTGATTCTGGTATCTATTTTAGAAACTTTAGAGAAGTTGAAAATAACTTAGATAAATCACTTCGCATTCTGACTGATTATATCTACACTCAAGAAGATGAGGTAGATGATGAGTAAACGTAATAAACGCGATGTGCGTAATTTAAGAGATGAATTTCACAAAGCTTTATTAAAACAAGAATTTATTGTTGAAATTCCTGTAGCTGAAAATGAAATAATTGAAATTGAAGAAAAAAGTTCTAATGCAAAATTGAAGAAGGTATGTATTCAAGGATTAAATTATATTGATAATAAATCACAAGTAGAAAGAATTTGGAAAATAAATTTAGAAAAACCCATACCTGGTATAGCAACTAGCAGCAAAACTACAGAATGTGCTATTGTAGTTTTACAAAAATATGAAAGTAGCTATAGATTGAATATTTTGTTAATTGAGTTAAAATCTAGCATAGATAACAAAGAACTAGAGAGAATTTCCGAAAAGTTTAGTTGTGCAATGTCTAGAGTATATATGTTACTCGTTTTGAATAATCACTTAAATCCCAAACAAGGTTATCATGAGGAAGAAATATATGTAGATTTTCAAGGAATTTTATTTTATCAAACATTTTCTGAAAGAAAGACATTAGAGGAAAATAAATACAGTAAATTTTCCGAAATTATTAAAAGTGATAATAAATCTGGTACATTAATTTTTCAGACAATTTTGAGAGATCAAGATCAAATCAAAATTAAGTGTTTTTGTCACTCAGATATTGACAGTAAAATAGAAATTAGAATAAATTTAAAAGATTTGTTATAATAAATACTTAATGACTAGTCTTAAATTACTACTATCCCTAGTATTCTATGAATGTAGCTATTCCCGTTTTCAAACCCGTTAGTCAAATACAACTAACACCCGGTAGTAAAGTTACTATTCCTGATGTTACATGGGATGAATTTGAATGTATTTTACAAGAACTGGGAGAAAAAAGAAATTCACGAATTGCTTATCATCAGGGTATTTTAGAAATTAAAGTTGCGTCACCTGAACATGAAATTCCCAAAGATTTAATTTCAGATATCGTGAAAATATTATTGAAAGCAAAAGGAATTAAATATCAACCTTTTGGATCAACGACTTATAAAAAACAAGGTGTAGCAGGTGTTGAACCTGATGCTTGTTTTTATATTCAAAATTATCAACAAATGATAGGTAAACGACGTTTACAACCAGATGATCCACCACCAGATTTAGCAATAGAAACTGATGTGACATCAAAAACAACTATTGATGCTTATGAAGCAATTGGTGTTCCTGAATTATGGATTTTTGATAGTGGGAAGTTGTCTATTTATTTGTTGCAAGATGGAAAATATATCAAATCTGAAAAAAGTCCCTATTTGGGAGATTTAGATATTATTCAGATTATACCTGATACTGTTGAGCGTAGTTGGCAGGTGGGGAGTTTTCAGGCTTTGGAAGAATTTACCGCGACGTTATATTCTATCTTGGAATAGAGTGTTAAACTTTTTAAAGTTATGGCTGGACATAGTAAATGGGCAAATATCAAGCGTCAGAAAGCAGTTGCAGACGCAAAAAGGGGAAGTATCTTTACCCAACTATCGCGGGCGATTATAGTTGCTGCTAGGAGTGGAATACCAGATCCGGCGGGAAATTTTCAGTTGCGGACAGCGATTGATAAAGCGAAAGCTGCGGGTATTCCTAATGATAACATTGAAAGAGCGATCGCCAAAGGTGCAGGTACTTTTGCAGGTGATAACACCAATTTAGAAGAAATTCGCTATGAAGGATATGGTCCCGGTGGTGTAGCAATTTTAATTGAAGCTTTAACAGATAATCGTAATCGTACCGCTGCTGATATCCGAGTTGCTTTTAGTAAAAATGGCGGAAATTTGGGGGAAACAGGTTGTGTGAGTTGGATGTTTTCCCAAAAAGGTGTATGTGTTGTTGAAGATGTGGTTGATGAGGAAAAACTTTTGGAAGCATCTTTAGAAGCTGATGCTGATACTTATGAAATGATTGAAAATAACACGGCTGAAGTTTTTACTGAAGTAGTAAATTTAGAGAAACTGAGTCAAACATTGAAAGCAAAAAATTTTCATGTTACAGAAGTAGAATTACGTTGGATTCCGGGAAATCAAGTTGAAGTCATAGATCCTGATCAGGCTAAATCTCTGCTCAAATTAATTGATACTTTAGAAGGCTTAGATGATGTCCAAAATGTCACCGCTAATTTTGAAATGTCTGAGAATTTAATGGCTTTAAGTATGGCTTAATAGGTGACTGGGGACTGGGAAGAAATGTTTACCTTCTACCTCCTGACTCAAGAGGGCAACCACAGGGGGTTTGCCCCTACTGCTTTCGTTATGGTAGCCAATTTTCATCTAATAATTGTTCCAGAGTATAAGGACATTCTAAAGGAAATTGAATCATCATACCTGTTTTTTTACTGACATATTTTAAGGCTTTCTGATAAACTTTATCTTTATTTTCTTGTAAATGATTTCTTAGATTTTTAGTCAAATATTCATTGATTTGAGTTCTAAAACTGATAATCTCTGCTTGCCAATGATTGGCATTATATTGATATTCCTCTTCCCAATATTGCAGCAGTAACAAATGTCTAATTATTTGTTCTAACAAACTCTCAACCGTCAGTTTATCTCGACGAATCATAGCTTCTAATTCCTCAATTAAATGCTCTAAATCCAGAGCATCTAGTCGCTTTTCTTTTAATAATTGCAGAGTTTGTTCTAACCATTTTTCATTATCAACTTCATAAATAGAATACAAATCACTTATTGGATTCATTGCTTTACTCACTTGAATCTACTTGTTAAATGACTAATTAGCAATTATTCTACCACATCATCAAACAATATTATTTTATATTATAAAAAACTGTCACTTGTCACCTGTCACCTGTATATCTTGAGAAATGCTACTAGCTAAAATTCCCAAAATTTTATTCACATCTTTGAGATAATATTCACTCAAATCAATGCTTAATATTTGTTTTTCTAATTTAAGAAATTGCCAAATACTACCAGTTGTCACTGCACCATAGATGGTTTTAATGTCGCTGTGAGATTGTTGATTAAAAATTTGCGCTGCTACCATTTCCGCTGCACACTGACCTAAACCAGCATTAATATTTTCTTTTTTGGCTTCTACAACAATTAAAACTGGTGCAGTCAAAATCAAAATTTCCGGTGATTGAGTAATAATAAAATCGCAAGTACCATTTAATCCTTTACTATCATCAACAGTGAAATCAACACCAGAAAATAAACTCACTTGCTCTTGTAATTGTCGCCTTAAATCTACTAAAATAGGAGAAATAATTAGTTCAGAACGAGCTTTTTCACTATTACTTCCTAAAGCAATTGGCAGGTTATAGTTAAGAATTTCTGTCAGTAAATTACTAGCTGCTAATTCGGGAACAGCAGCAAAAATATCGCGTTTTTCAAAAGTAGTTAATTCAAACTCTTGTTTGGCTTTAGCTAAACTAAACTCGCTGTAAGACATAAACTCATGTTCGGGTAAAATTTTCCTAGTCAACTTGCCTGATTTCAGGACTTGGGTAAAAATAATAGATAAAACATCTTCATCTATCTTCACAATGTCACTTACTCAGCTTACTCAAACTCTCACTCCCCCCCAAACAACCACAGACAAACCAGGATATGATTATGATTTGGTGATAGTCGGTGGTGGTATTGTTGGTTTAACTTTGGCTGCTGCTTTAAAGAACTCTGGTTTAAGTATACTGCTAATCGAAGCTAGGATGACATCAGCCGCAGTGGCTAAAGGCCAAGCTTATGCTGTACATATGTTATCAGCCCGCATTTTTCAAGGAATTGGCATTTGGGATAAAATTCTCCCTAATATCGCTAAATATAGACAGGTGTTTTTATCTGATGCTAACTATCCCGATGTGGTGAAATTTCAAACTGCTGATATAGACACACAAACACCAGAATTAGGTTATGTAGCAGAACATTTTGCACTGTTAGAACCTTTACAAGAATTTGTGAAAAATTGTGCAAATGTAACTTATTTGTGTCCAGCAGAAGTTGTTAGTACACAGAATGAAAAAGATATAGTTACTGTTAATATTAAAGTTGATGGTGAACAGCAGAAAATTAAAACTAAATTGTTAGTAGCTGCTGATGGTTCACGTTCCAAAATTCGAGAAGCTGCGGGAATTAAAACTAAAGGTTGGAAATATTGGCAATCTTGTATTGTCGCTTTTGTCAGACCTGAAAAATCTCATAACTATACAGCTTATGAGAAATTTTGGCAAAGTGGACCTTTTGCAATTTTACCTTTACCTGGTAACAGATGTCGCATTGTTTGGACAGCACCCCATGAAGAAGCAAAAGCTTTATGTGCTTTAAGTGATGAGGATTTTTTAGCTGAACTAACCAAGCGGTATGGTAGTCAAATGGGTAAATTAGAATTATTAGGCGATCGCTTTATTTTTCAGGTACAATTAATGCAGAGCGATCGCTATGTTCTCCCCCGTTTAGCTTTAGTTGGTGATGCTGCACACAACTGTCATCCCGTCGGTGGACAAGGTTTAAATTTAGGTATTCGTGACGCTGCTGCTTTAGCTGAAGTTATCCAAACAGCACACCAAAACGGTGCAGATATTGGTAAAATTGAAGTTCTCAAACAATATGAACAATGGCGAAAAAAAGAAAATCTGGCAATTTTAGGTTTTACTGATTTGTTAGATCGGGTATTTTCTAATAACATCTTACCCGTGGTAATTATCCGACGTTTAGGTTTATGGTTAATGCAGCGAGTTCCAATGTTGAAAATCTTTGCACTGAAATTAATGATCGGTTTAAAAGGTAGAACTCCCGAATTAGGGAAAATGTAAAATGATTTATAATTGGGAAATAAGGTGACAGGGGAAAAATAAATTCTTTCTCCTGACTCCTGACTCCTGACTCCTGACTCCTGACTCCTGTTAAGCTATTGCTAATATCCAAATAGCAAACTTTACACTTGCCAATCAGTTTGTTATTCTCAATCAATGGAATTACTAAATTTAGATATGAACTTTAAAATCATACCTTACTCCTTGGCAGCGTTGATTTTATGCAGCGGCTACACAATTACTCCACCCGCATTAGCCAATCAACCACAAACAACAGTAAAATCTATATGGCAAGTCTTTTCTTCTCAAGAAGGAGGATTTAGTATTTTATTTCCTGGGACACCCACAGTTACAAAACAAAAAATCAAAAGTAAAAATGGCGAAGTTGAGGTGAATTTATTTACCGTTGAACGCCCACAGGAAGAGGTAAAATACACAGTTGCTTATATTGATTATCCAGAAGAATACATTGAACTATTAAAACGTAATAATCAGGTTGAAGCAGCGATAGATACTGGCAAGAAAACAGCTTTAGAAAATGCCAAAGCAACTTTAATTAGTGAAGAAAAAATGAGTTTAGAAGGTCATTTTGGCAAAGAAGTTAACTATACTAAACCTGGTGATAAAATTATTAAACAGAGAATCTTTTTAGTTGATAGAAGATTATATCAAGTCAGTGCAGAAACCACTACAAAAATGCAAAAATTTCTAACTAAGAGTATCAGTGGTTTTTGTGATTCTTTCAAGTTGTTACCAAAATAAGGTTTACTGAAAAGATGTTTTAACCACTCCCTAACCCTCCCCTTGACAAGGGGAGGGAATCGGATTTTGTGGTTTTCCCTCTTGATTCAGGAGGGATTAAGAGGTTGTTTGAAAAGTATTAGATGAAACCGATAATCTCTAGAAACATAACCCCCCTTCCCTACAAGGGAATGGGGGTTTCAAAGCCTCTCCCCGACGCGGGGAGAGGTTTGGAGAGGGGTTTATTTATACATTAAAAACTTTTCAAACATCCTCTAAGGGGGGTAAAAATTTGATATCTAAACTTTACTTGGGAGTAATTTTCAGTGTACCAGTATCATATATGCCCTTAGCATCAGATGGAATTGCAAAGGGAATCACCGCTGGAGGATTGGTAAATAAGCGAATTTCATAGCGTCCTGGTTTTAATCCAGAAGTAGCAAACTTACCTGATTTATTGGTAAATATAGTAACTGGTTGCCAATTGCGATCGCCCACAGCAACAATCTCTGCTGATCCTAGAGAAATAGGTTCACCATTAGCATTCAATAATACCCCTCGCAAGAAAACGGTAGCATCTGTTCCCACTCGTACCAATGTACCACTGTTATAACTTGGCAAAACTTTGATGACGCGATCGCCTAAATCCATTCCCACAGGTAAATTAGGTGCATCAATTGTAAGAGTAGAAATATTATAAGGACTTAAATTTGGCACTACACCAAATCCTAAATTATCAATGCGGGTAGTATAACCACCGGAACTAGGATTAATACCGATTTCTTGACCTTTTATACCGTCTTTGGGAATTACTAAAGCAAAACTATTATTAATAGGACGAGACCAGCCAAAATAACCATCGGCAAATACTAAAGCAGTACCAAAATTGAATTTAGTAGTATTAGCGATCGCATTATTTCCATTTCTAGGAAAAACCGCATCATGAGATAAATTCCCATCAAAACGATAACCTGTATAAGATAATCGCCCATTCCAATTATAACTCCGATCATTTTGGGTTAAACTCAGGGAAGGTTTGGGCGTGCCGATAGTTCGCAACGGGTTATAATTCCAGTTGAGACGATTAGTAGGTTCTCCTTTATTATTGATATTAGATGATGCTTGGATTGATTGACGGCTTCGGGGTAAAGTCCAAGAAAAATTAATGTCAGCACGTTGTTCTGCAAAACCAGTCCGATCAAGATTTTGACTGAGATTGAGATTTACATTTAACCCATTGCGGAAAGTTCTAGAAAGACCAAGAGAAAATCTATAAGTATTAGGAATATCTCGCCCAAATTGATATCTGGTACTCAGATTTCCTCTCATATCTCCGAATAATTTTTGACTATAATTAGCAGTAATATCATATAAAAAATCGTTACGTGGTTTCGCTTCTCCCACTCTAACAAAATTTCGTCCTTTAGATTCTACAGTTAATTGCAACGAACGTTGAGATGGATTATTGTCCCCAACTTGCAAATATTCATAACGTAACTTACCAGCATAATCAATTCCTAATTGCTGATCGTGACTGAGGGCAAGATCCCAGCCCAAGTTACCATAATTGGTAGCAAAAATTCCCTCCAAACCAGCAAGTTGTTGTTGAAAATCTGCTTGTATATAAGTACCTGCGGTGAATTGATTAGTTAGACCTAAACGGTGGGATAAAGTCAAAATTGGTTGAGTAAAATCATAAGTGCGATCGCCATTACTTTCAATAGATGGAACACCCAAACTATAGGCAAATTGCTGTACTCCAGGTGCTAATAAATCCCCCGCCACTGGTTTATAAAAATTCAATCTTTGCACCTGACCCACATCATCTTTAATCACTAATTCTACATCATTAGCTCCCGTATTCAAAGGCAAATCCCGAATATCTTGTCGTCCTGCTGGTAACTGTAAAGTTCGTTGTAATCTCCCATTAACTAATACATCAACTAATGAATCTTTTTCTAAGAAAAACTCAAATTGGCTAATAGGTCGAGTGACTAAATAAGGTTGTAAACTAAAATTTTTAGCCACCGAAATTCCCAGTTGAGGCTTACTATTTTGATAACCTGTAATGGGAAGAGCAAGATCCCCCACTACATAACGTAAAGCTTCTGCTGGTGCATCCCGCACTACTCGCAAATCTCCCCTAATAAAAGCAGGTTTTCTTGCTTCTGTAAAATTGCCCCGTCCCTCAAACACCCAGTTTTTATAATTCAATGTACCATCTACAGCTAAACGTAAAGGTTGCAATCCTATATTTGTTTGTCCTGAACCAGACCAAATATAATCTTTATCAGCGCGAAAATTGACATAACCGCTAAAAGTGCTAGGAAGCAAAGCTTTTTCACTACCAGGGGGTAATCTGCCAGCATTTAAATTAGCTACATTAGTGCGAAGTTGAGCAGGAGGAACTTGAATCTGTAATTCTAATTTAGAGCGATCAAAAGTTGC contains:
- a CDS encoding FAD-dependent hydroxylase — its product is MSLTQLTQTLTPPQTTTDKPGYDYDLVIVGGGIVGLTLAAALKNSGLSILLIEARMTSAAVAKGQAYAVHMLSARIFQGIGIWDKILPNIAKYRQVFLSDANYPDVVKFQTADIDTQTPELGYVAEHFALLEPLQEFVKNCANVTYLCPAEVVSTQNEKDIVTVNIKVDGEQQKIKTKLLVAADGSRSKIREAAGIKTKGWKYWQSCIVAFVRPEKSHNYTAYEKFWQSGPFAILPLPGNRCRIVWTAPHEEAKALCALSDEDFLAELTKRYGSQMGKLELLGDRFIFQVQLMQSDRYVLPRLALVGDAAHNCHPVGGQGLNLGIRDAAALAEVIQTAHQNGADIGKIEVLKQYEQWRKKENLAILGFTDLLDRVFSNNILPVVIIRRLGLWLMQRVPMLKIFALKLMIGLKGRTPELGKM
- a CDS encoding fimbria/pilus outer membrane usher protein, translating into MKLKFKVNNLQLLLFFGCSSIFFKSSPSLGEDSPSPSPNVPPATQNQDPTFEEIFKKPRNENQRVIVPFFIDGQQRGQVLLTLGNSPAVRIQAAPLLAETEKVIRPDIQGKLTSAVDNEGNLSLEILLENGLQATFDRSKLELQIQVPPAQLRTNVANLNAGRLPPGSEKALLPSTFSGYVNFRADKDYIWSGSGQTNIGLQPLRLAVDGTLNYKNWVFEGRGNFTEARKPAFIRGDLRVVRDAPAEALRYVVGDLALPITGYQNSKPQLGISVAKNFSLQPYLVTRPISQFEFFLEKDSLVDVLVNGRLQRTLQLPAGRQDIRDLPLNTGANDVELVIKDDVGQVQRLNFYKPVAGDLLAPGVQQFAYSLGVPSIESNGDRTYDFTQPILTLSHRLGLTNQFTAGTYIQADFQQQLAGLEGIFATNYGNLGWDLALSHDQQLGIDYAGKLRYEYLQVGDNNPSQRSLQLTVESKGRNFVRVGEAKPRNDFLYDITANYSQKLFGDMRGNLSTRYQFGRDIPNTYRFSLGLSRTFRNGLNVNLNLSQNLDRTGFAEQRADINFSWTLPRSRQSIQASSNINNKGEPTNRLNWNYNPLRTIGTPKPSLSLTQNDRSYNWNGRLSYTGYRFDGNLSHDAVFPRNGNNAIANTTKFNFGTALVFADGYFGWSRPINNSFALVIPKDGIKGQEIGINPSSGGYTTRIDNLGFGVVPNLSPYNISTLTIDAPNLPVGMDLGDRVIKVLPSYNSGTLVRVGTDATVFLRGVLLNANGEPISLGSAEIVAVGDRNWQPVTIFTNKSGKFATSGLKPGRYEIRLFTNPPAVIPFAIPSDAKGIYDTGTLKITPK
- a CDS encoding AAA family ATPase, with protein sequence MKLIIKNLGPIKNNTQAIDLDKDFFVFVGRNNSGKSYVAQLLWAIFNQDIINKFALENLEIIDNEIVENVNKVEVTPELIGKILSRYSNFLQEETKKEIFNTGKEATIFNKIAINFDYEISELKDEKIEATVYIKKYEEENSLEYIEIKKDQGDLIYSFEEKDLPESFQEIFPKRFLDRNLLNQKKSILIDIIIRTMLKHKHETFFLPASRIFFPNFYLYIIDFERKKREQDIKKLVDLLERPRSRNKEKIKLAELEELDVFQRPYTKPINQVIQKLLEMYDANIEDHYLHLSEQLQEILGGEIKIIRREGIGAAEFYFQISSVDELLPMYLASSSVNQLTLLDTYFKYWAEEKNNFLMIDEPEVNLHPENQIKLLNILIQFIQNETRNKVLITTHSSILANAINNYIYLDVLKNQHGVNVEKIIEDNKLYYVDSSVSIAKEKVGVYFFTGDKIIDYESGDSGIYFRNFREVENNLDKSLRILTDYIYTQEDEVDDE
- a CDS encoding Uma2 family endonuclease, coding for MNVAIPVFKPVSQIQLTPGSKVTIPDVTWDEFECILQELGEKRNSRIAYHQGILEIKVASPEHEIPKDLISDIVKILLKAKGIKYQPFGSTTYKKQGVAGVEPDACFYIQNYQQMIGKRRLQPDDPPPDLAIETDVTSKTTIDAYEAIGVPELWIFDSGKLSIYLLQDGKYIKSEKSPYLGDLDIIQIIPDTVERSWQVGSFQALEEFTATLYSILE
- a CDS encoding DUF29 domain-containing protein, which codes for MNPISDLYSIYEVDNEKWLEQTLQLLKEKRLDALDLEHLIEELEAMIRRDKLTVESLLEQIIRHLLLLQYWEEEYQYNANHWQAEIISFRTQINEYLTKNLRNHLQENKDKVYQKALKYVSKKTGMMIQFPLECPYTLEQLLDENWLP
- a CDS encoding YebC/PmpR family DNA-binding transcriptional regulator, translated to MAGHSKWANIKRQKAVADAKRGSIFTQLSRAIIVAARSGIPDPAGNFQLRTAIDKAKAAGIPNDNIERAIAKGAGTFAGDNTNLEEIRYEGYGPGGVAILIEALTDNRNRTAADIRVAFSKNGGNLGETGCVSWMFSQKGVCVVEDVVDEEKLLEASLEADADTYEMIENNTAEVFTEVVNLEKLSQTLKAKNFHVTEVELRWIPGNQVEVIDPDQAKSLLKLIDTLEGLDDVQNVTANFEMSENLMALSMA